A window of Nicotiana sylvestris chromosome 8, ASM39365v2, whole genome shotgun sequence genomic DNA:
tacgtacctcgaaaagaggatcaagtcataccgtagttcagaatgtgtgattttttttttcctatttttttgtgtcctaacttttgcctaggccgcctctttcgaagTTTTCAACCTAGCAGACTCTTTTTTGTAAGGGGCGCACACAATTTAGAATCATGTGGGCCAGGAGTGTAgaaacatgcagtttaggctcatgcatcaaggagcgtcatgacttgcagtttaggctcgtacgtcgaggagcgttgcaacttcaaggataataaacttgccattgatagggatgattctcatgccatctgcatcaaccaacttgtaagccccacttgagtaagcttcttCTACGACATATGGCctatcccattttgaagtgaactttcctactggtttatgggaagtaattatgggtcttcgtacggcaaggacttgatctcctacttgaaaggatttcgggcgaactcttttattgaaggcgcgagataatcgagcttgataacattcaagactttgttgagcttccaacctcttctcatcaagagcctccaactctgctaatcgaagtcgagcattttcttcatcagtgatcccttcttgaatagccagtcgtaacgaaggtatttgacgctcaagtggcaCGACAACTTCGACTCCACaaacgagtgaataaggagtTGCCTGTGTTGGCGTGCGGCGAgtcgtcctatatgcccataAAGCTTCTTCCATACGatcattccaatctcgtttggatttggagacgactttctttaacaagttgcatagagtcttgttgaatgcctcagctagaccattggcggcatcattgtacatcgaagagttacgttacttgaagccaaagagatcacaaatcttgttcatcagcATATTATCGATTGactttccattatccgttattatgtaacgaggaatgccaaagcgataaataatgtttactcggatgaaacttgcaacattttccttctttacttccttaagagcaacaactgcagcccattttgagaagtagtcagttgcagccaagatgtataggtgcccgccagaggactttggcagtagtccaacaacatccaatcctcAAGCGTCAAACGGCCAGGATAcaacagtcgggtgcaacacttcaggaggttgatgaataaaattcgcatggaattgacaagccttgcatcttcaagcatagtccaagcaatcttttaccatcgttggccaatagtATCTCATCCCTTTTATATGGAATTGAagctttggtccagactggtgtgacccacataccccagaatgcgcttcttgcaaagcttggagtgctTCATCTTCCCCTAAGCATCGCAAGAGTGCTCCCTCGAATGATCTTTTGTATAGGGTATCttttgtagtaaaggaagcgaggtttACGACGACGGATTTCAGTTCTTCTCCGCGGATTTTCTGGAAGATCCCATAACACAAGTAGTCGATAGTAGGTTGTCTCCATTCTTCTTTCTCGACTTTAGAAATAgcgacaagatgcttgagtttattttcttcaccttcagcctcatttggcagtggtactacccatttttgacAGACAGTAACTTGCGCTTGATCAGGCAGGGTTAAAGATAAAGCTAGGgcagctaaagcatctgccttcttattttctttccttggcacatgctgaatagtcacatcaccgagccaccccattaaatttttagcgtaatcatgatatgggcgtagttcaggcttcttgacctcgtaattacctaaaagctgattgaccactaactgagagtcaccaaagacttgcaattgcaactGCTTCATTTCGACAGCCATTTCGAGCCTAAGTATTAGTGCTTGATACTCAGCAACGTTGTTAGAACAGAGTTGCGTCAACATAAAAGAGTAGGGCAGAACTTTACCTTgagaagtgacaaatactacaccaGCACCAGCTCCTCCGTGATGTGACAAATACTACATCTTCCATGCAGGCTGAACTTCGATGACCATGGCTTCCTCATCAGGTAGTTTGTATGTTAGCTCCCAGTCATCTGGTATAgggtgatctgccaagaagtccgctaacgcttgtccttttatagccttttgagggatgtacacgatttcaaattgttgaaactggaggtaccaccttgctagtcgatcactaaggacaggttttgacatcacgaacttgatgggatttgctctAGAAACCAAATGaacgacatgagcttgaaagtagtgcttcaacttttggattgagaagactagcgccaaacataacttttcaattggcgaataattcagctcatttggtgtcatcatcctgctcaagtagtaaagggagttttctttcccttcactattttcttgggccaatagtgctccaacagacctttcttgtgCTGAAATGTATAGTATCAGTGACTTTCCAAGTATAAGGGCTTCCAgaactggaggcttcatcaagtaggatttaatggtctcaaaggcattgctacaCGCTTGGTCCCATTTAAAGGGACACCTTTCTTCATAAGGCGACTGAATGGTTGGAACCTCCCATCTAGGTTTGATATGAATCTCCTAAGGTACGCTAACTTTCCCTGCAGACTTTTCAATTCGTGAATGTCccgaggctcaggcattttcaagattgcatctactttggcttgatcaatttcaatCCCTCGATGTCGAACAataaaaccaaggaactttccgaAAGTAACTGCAAAGGCACATTTTAATgggttcatcctaagttggtaacTCCGGAGCAACTCAAACACCATTCTCAATCTTTCAAGTGGTCGtccttctctcttgattttaccaccaagtcgtcaacatagcattcgacattcttgtggagaagatccTCAAAAATATTCtacatagccctttggtaagtagcaccagcatttttcaagccaaaaggcattaccttgtagcaataaatacccttgggggtacggaatgcagtaagctcttcatcttttagCGCCATgcaaatttggttatagcctaaTGAACCATCCATAAATGACATTGCCTCGTACCTAGTAGTAGCATCACTCATCAGTTCTAGAATGGGAAGCGGGAATTCATATTTCGGACATGCATTGTTAAGATCCCTAAAGTCAACGCACACTCGAATCTGGCTATTTTTCTTCCTTACAGGAACAATatttgaaacccatgttgggtatttaacttcaccaataaagccagcttcgatgagtttgttaacttcggtttcaatcaagggaaccaagtccggcctaaaacgcctttgagcttgtttaataGGGAGAGCACCATTTTTGACTGGAAGGTGATGGACTGCACTTTCGGGTCCATGCCAGGCATCTATTTGTAACTCCAAGCGAAGACATCCCtgaactccttgagtaactcaatataagtgctctcttcatcaacttctagtaaagcacttaggtaggtgggtcttggttctttATCGGtaccaaggttaacttcttttaaggcatcaactatCGCCTTCACTCCTTCTTCAAATTCGGGTGAAGCGTCTtttgcatcttcatcttcttgagggtccccatcgttgaaggatatgtgataacatggtgaaacatcctccaattctgCATTATCCTCCATTGAAGATGGAACACCATTATTGCCTTGTAcagtaacatgatacgaagaacccatACTTTCTTAATCTTCGTCACGCTCCTTGGTGTAGACCAtagtatatggctttaccttcagtacttctttacatgaaaccacaagttttgtttgtcgcctcattctagaaggaaccaaactttggaaatccttagagatcttctGGATTTTAGGCGAAGCGAGTGTTCTTATGCTTTGAAAATTTCTCTGGAACTTGTTCCctttctttaatggacccaatctttCAAATACGGAGGTCCTTACAGGCgattttccaagtcgatcaaagacagaaggcttGTTAGAAGTGGCAGATTCGTCTTCTATAGTGATATAATTGCTACTcgcccttcttattgagatgcgcactggtgacggttgcttgtatcccaaaccttcacgtggttgcctcgttgcagcttttgatgggagcttccctaactttgacggctcattgggattgtatccatcttttgcaaatagcttgtaagcgttagggtcaaaaccttcatctgttcactttgtagggagtgccacattctgcaaaccATTTTGGGCGACAAACCCTGCAAACGACTTCgaggacaactttactgcctcaattcgttttactggaagagttaactcctttagcgcgttagtttggagattagatgatttgccctcgtctttcttccttttagagACATATTGGAGCACGAGACTTACTTTCTTTCCATAAGACGCAATACCCTctttatgagatttattcacATTGGcgtgtgtagacatgtgatttttgaccctccccaagattttttatatattagcgtaaaatatttaatttaggcctaatataactattttaattaattttgattcttttactttattttattacaagaaaataaaaattataaaaaataggttcattaatgttttgtaattatttttaatcctaaaaaatacaaaaaatagtatcgtatttttatcttaatatgatatttgaaaatactaaaaataggtttgttttaacggtttgttttattttaataattatttcaaTAGTAAGATTAGTTAATAAATGAGAAgcatatttttaatctcgttcgcaaggaaagaataaaacttgggctcgagcgaCCCATTTTTAAACTTAATTTTTGGACCTAACTCATAATTTTCAAGCCCATAAgttctaggcccataccccttaacctaaaaacccctCTATATAACCAAAACTAGTCTTAAAATAACCCTAGACTACACTTAGCACAATCAGCCGTTTTTCTACATTAAGggatctttcatttttcttcaagAAAAACAAGAGCTTAGCCGCACACCCATGccttcttcttcttgaacaagaGAGCATGGAACCAAACACAAAACCCTAGCGCCTGCAGTACACTGAAAAGAGAGGCTCAGCTGCAATAGTGCAAAAACAGACCCCGGTATATGAGCTGTATCTTCCTTACATCTAAGCAGACATGAGAGGACCCAAaaacctttcttcttcttcttgaacaaaAATAACAGAAAATCTGGAGCTAGAAGTGAAGAAAACGCAGCAACAGTAATAGAGGAGCTAGAGCATTTTTCAGATTTTCTTGAACGAAAAAGAACATAGCTGAcctctcttcttcatcttcttggcAAGAACCCTAGGAACTCACCCTCACCCAAACGAGAAGCGAAACCAGCTGTAGAAAAGACCTCGAAACAGTCACGAAATCCCACGAACACGCTCATCTTCTCTGATGGAGTTCGACGAGTATTAGCCGAGGTGTCATACAAGTTTGTCGATGATGGTTCCGATCTCAGTTCATTCGAAAAAATCTCTCTGTATTTTGGTTTAGAGTGTTTGCTGCTAGAGAGAGGCAGTCCGAGTCGAGGTTCTAGCAGCCGGTCCAAGGTGCGGTTTGTGGTCCTGTTCGATTGCTGTTCGTGCTTGTTTTCATGGCTGTTTCACTTTCGTTTGGATTCTGGAGGCAAACTTTGTGTACATTTATTCTTCTACTATGATTAAGGAAAAATCGGCTTCAACAGGTTCATTGCCTCAACCTCCTATTTATTTTAATCTAGTTGTTATAACTGATTTTAAAAAGTAATTAAAAGATGTGTTGAATCAATAGTGAGAGTTAATGTTTATTACTTTGTTTGCTCATATGATTGTGGCTGCCTGTTTTTCCCTTTACTCCTTTGTGGAATTGTTTAGTGTTTGGAGTGAATTTAAGACATGATCGAGTTTGTAGCTCTATGGCATTTGCGTTGAATCCGGAGTTTGAGTGTTAAAGAGTGTATTTGGAAACCAACAAATTGTCTGGTATACTTTTGTCTTTTTAGTCTAGGTAGATAAATAGATGTTTAAAGGTTTGTTATCTCTTTCTCGGATgctaaataaataaatttattgTCGTGATTCCTTATTTTTCAATACTAAAATTGTTACTCAATGGAGTTTTTGTCGTGAGAAATTTTGGTTAGGTTGTGGTAAATTCTCACTACTCTAAGCTTTATTTAGATAAAATTGAAGATTATTTGAGGTTAGATGAAAGTTTTGTGATCTAAATGGGTGTGCATGCGTTATTGCAGATAATTGTTTgtaagaaaaatgaaagagaagGAAATAGCAAAATGGAGAGAAAAGATCGTATTTTTTATTCGTTCATCAATGCTTTATAATTGTGGCAACAACTGAATATGAACAGTGTAGTAGTAGTCTTAAAAAGAAAATGATTCATGAacctcgtagttgctttaggcacgtagtttaaattaattttcttaaactcgggtgcacatttatgtgacccaaatccaaatttcaacaacgttaaataaaatatattgtgGATCGCGGGTACATTTATGTAGTGTGGCTTACGACGagttttaaataactttgaattttttCCGAAATATTAAAAGCGACTAAAATAATAGTAcccttttgcttttgcttttgcttttgcttttgctttaGCTTAAACAAATGTACATGTGCCGATTGTTCTTTTGGAGTATATTTAAGTTTGTTGTCATATGGTTGAAGCTCATGAATCAAAATTTGGTTTTTAAATTAACTTTAGGTGTTACTGTTTTTGAACTCATCATTGGATGTATATTAAATTGAGGTGATAAGAAATTTATCTTTCTTGTTTTCATTTAGCATAGTATTTAGCGTACTGGATTACttattttttagtatttgatgTGTTAAGTTGTACGGTGTCTTACATGTAAATTAGCAGCTCAT
This region includes:
- the LOC138875516 gene encoding uncharacterized protein, which translates into the protein MGWLGDVTIQHVPRKENKKADALAALALSLTLPDQAQVTVCQKWVVPLPNEAEGEENKLKHLVAISKVEKEEWRQPTIDYLCYGIFQKIRGEELKSVVVNLASFTTKDTLYKRSFEGALLRCLGEDEALQALQEAHSGVCGSHQSGPKLQFHIKGMRYYWPTMVKDCLDYA